In Aquipuribacter nitratireducens, the following proteins share a genomic window:
- the aceB gene encoding malate synthase A, with the protein MTPVSTQRASTRVTLTSSGAEVQVLGPVREGYERVLTPEALAFVGRLDQAFAERRCELLEARAARRAEVASGADLGFRSDTRWIRTDPSWKVAPPAPGLEDRRVEITGPTDRKMAINALNSGAKVWLADQEDATSPTWDNVVGGQLTLLDASLGTLEWTSPDGRHYRVTGDADGATPTVVVRPRGWHLPEKHLRVDGRPMSGSIVDFGLYLFHCARLQLDAGRGPYFYLPKLESHLEARLWNDVFVRAQQMLGLPRGTIRATVLVETLPAAFEMEEILYELREHAAGLNAGRWDYIFSAIKTYGTRGHDYLLPDRADVTMTAPFMRAYTELLVATCHRRGAHAVGGMAAAIPDRGDPERTAAAVAKVRADKEREARDGFDGSWVAHPGLVGTCREVFDAVLGSRPNQVHRHRPEVAVTAADLLDLGATPGEVSAEGLRTNVSVALHYLEAWLGGRGAVALHGLMEDAATAEISRSQVWQWLREEVRLTDGRAVSRDLVEQVLAEELAAAREPVAGDDARTARFVDAAELLREALLAERLPSFLTTTAYARHLVTLAEPPSSVGRDEAVDVRDLSGCAAARVDPAA; encoded by the coding sequence ATGACACCCGTCAGCACCCAGCGAGCGAGCACCCGCGTCACCCTCACCTCCTCCGGTGCGGAGGTGCAGGTCCTCGGTCCCGTCCGCGAGGGCTACGAGCGCGTCCTCACCCCGGAGGCGCTCGCCTTCGTCGGGCGGCTCGACCAGGCGTTCGCCGAGCGACGCTGCGAGCTGCTCGAGGCGCGCGCGGCCCGCCGTGCCGAGGTCGCGTCGGGCGCCGACCTCGGCTTCCGCTCCGACACCCGGTGGATCCGCACGGACCCCAGCTGGAAGGTCGCCCCGCCCGCGCCCGGCCTGGAGGACCGCCGAGTCGAGATCACCGGCCCCACGGACCGGAAGATGGCGATCAACGCGCTCAACTCCGGCGCGAAGGTGTGGCTCGCGGACCAGGAGGACGCGACGAGCCCGACGTGGGACAACGTCGTCGGCGGTCAGCTCACGCTGCTCGACGCGAGTCTCGGGACGCTCGAGTGGACGTCGCCGGACGGCCGGCACTACCGGGTGACGGGGGACGCCGACGGTGCGACGCCGACGGTCGTCGTCCGGCCCCGCGGCTGGCACCTGCCGGAGAAGCACCTCCGGGTCGACGGGCGGCCGATGTCGGGCAGCATCGTCGACTTCGGGCTCTACCTCTTCCACTGCGCGCGGCTGCAGCTCGACGCCGGACGCGGGCCGTACTTCTACCTGCCGAAGCTCGAGAGCCACCTCGAGGCTCGGCTGTGGAACGACGTGTTCGTCCGCGCCCAGCAGATGCTCGGCCTGCCGCGCGGCACGATCCGCGCGACGGTCCTCGTCGAGACGCTGCCCGCCGCCTTCGAGATGGAGGAGATCCTCTACGAGCTCCGCGAGCACGCCGCGGGGCTCAACGCGGGCCGCTGGGACTACATCTTCAGCGCCATCAAGACGTACGGCACGCGGGGGCACGACTACCTGCTGCCGGACCGCGCGGACGTCACCATGACGGCGCCCTTCATGCGCGCCTACACCGAGCTCCTCGTCGCGACGTGCCACCGGCGCGGCGCCCACGCCGTCGGCGGCATGGCGGCCGCGATCCCCGACCGCGGCGACCCCGAGCGCACCGCCGCGGCGGTCGCGAAGGTCCGCGCCGACAAGGAGCGGGAGGCCCGGGACGGCTTCGACGGGTCGTGGGTCGCCCACCCCGGCCTCGTCGGGACGTGCCGCGAGGTCTTCGACGCCGTCCTCGGGAGCCGTCCCAACCAGGTGCACCGCCACCGCCCCGAGGTCGCCGTGACGGCGGCGGACCTCCTCGACCTCGGCGCGACACCGGGCGAGGTGAGCGCCGAGGGGCTCCGCACGAACGTCTCCGTCGCGCTGCACTACCTCGAGGCGTGGCTCGGCGGGCGGGGTGCGGTCGCGCTCCACGGCCTCATGGAGGACGCCGCCACCGCGGAGATCTCCCGCTCGCAGGTGTGGCAGTGGCTGCGCGAGGAGGTGCGGCTCACCGACGGCCGGGCCGTGAGCCGGGACCTCGTCGAGCAGGTCCTCGCCGAGGAGCTGGCCGCAGCGCGGGAGCCGGTCGCCGGCGACGACGCCCGCACCGCGCGGTTCGTCGACGCCGCCGAGCTGCTGCGGGAGGCGCTCCTCGCCG